CGTCTTCGAGCCCAAAGTGCTGTTGCTTGACGAGCCGCTCGGCGCGCTCGACAAGAATCTCCGCGAACGCCTGCAACTCGAGCTGCGCCGCATCCACCGCGAGGTCGGGCGCACCTTCGTGTTTGTTACACACGATCAGGAGGAGGCGCTCACGCTCTCCGACCGGATCGCGGTGTTCAACGAGGGCCGCATCGAACAGGTCGGCACAGCGAAGGAGCTCTACGAGACTCCCGCGACACGCTTCGTCGCCGAGTTCATTGGGGAGTCGACCATCATCGGCGACCCGAACGGCAAGACGGTCACCGTCGTGCGGCCTGAGAACGGCGAGCTGTTCCCCGCGGGCGCAGAGATTCCCGCAGGGTACGACAGCATTTCCGTCACGGTTCGCCAGTCGGTGTACCTCGGTTCGGGGTGGAAGCACGAGATCGTGCTTGCCGACGAGAACGCCGGCGTGATTCGCGGTGTCCTGCAGCTCGACTGGCTCGGCGAAGCGAATACCCCGGCCCAGCTCGCGTGGCGCCCGGAGCGCGTCACGGTACTCCCCGCATAGTTCTACCCAGATTTCACGCAACGACGCACACAAGAGAAAGAAGCACCATGATTAACGGCAACGTGTCCCACTGGTGGCAGGACATCGGGGCACCCCAGTCGCGGCCTGCGCTGCCCGGGGACCTGACCGCGGACGTCGCTATCGTCGGCGCCGGCTACACGGGCCTGTGGACGGCCTACTACCTGAAGCAGGCAAAGCCTGAGCTTCGCGTCGTCATTATTGAGCAGCGCCACGTGGGCTATGGCGCCTCGGGTCGCAACGGCGGCTGGTTGACGAACGCGATCACCGGTGGCCGTGAGCAGTACGTCAAGTCGCACGGACGGGACGCCGCCGAGCGGTTCCAGCGGGCGATGAACGACACGGTCGACGAGGTCATCCGGGTCGCCGCGGCAGAGGGCATCGACGCCGACATCAAGAAGGGTGGCGAGTTCAACGTCGCTTACACCCCGGCCCAGGAGGCGCGCATTCGCGGGTTCGCGGCGGCCGAGCAGGCGTGGAAGTCCACCGATCTGCAACTGCTCGAGGCGAGCGAGGCAAAGGCCAAGATCAACGTCGCGAACACGCGTGCCGCCGTCTGGCACCCGCACAGCGCGCGGATCCAGCCCGCAAAGCTCGCCAAGGGCCTGGCCGACACGGTCGAGCGCATGGGCGTCGAGATCTACGAGAACACGCGCGCCGAAGAGATCACACCACACCGCGTGCGCACCACGCACGGGACGGTTTCGGCCGACTACATTGTGCGCGCGACCGAGGGCTTCACCGCCGGCCTCAAGGGCCTGAAGCGCCTCTGGCTGCCGATGAACTCGTCGCTGATCGCGACCGAGCCGCTCGCGCAGAGCGTGTGGGACGAGCTGAACTGGAGCCAGGGCGAGGTGCTCGGCGACTTCGCTCACGTCTACATGTATGCGCAGCGCACCGCTGACGACCGCATCGCCATCGGCGGCCGTGGGGTGCCCTACAAGTTCGGCTCGAAGACCGACCTCGACGGCAATACGCCTGAGGAAACGGCCAAGACCCTCAGCGAGATCCTGCACCGCTTCTTCCCCGCGACGCAAGGAGCGGCCATCGACCACGTGTGGTCTGGCGTGCTGGGTGTGCCGCGAGACTGGGCCGCGACCGTCGGTCTCGACCGCGAGACGGGAATTGCCTGGGGCGGCGGGTACGTCGGCACTGGCGTCACTACGACGAACCTCTCGGGCCGCACGATCACCGACCTGATCCTGGGGAACAAGACCGAACTGACGACGCTGCCGTGGGTCAACCACAAGGTGCGCAAGTGGGAGCCGGAGCCGCTGCGCTGGCTCGCTACCAAGGGTCTGTATGCTGCCTATGGAATGGCGGATCGGGCGGAGCTGAACGGGCGAGAGACGACCTCGCCGATCGCGCACATTGCAGACGTTGTTACGGGGCGCGGCTAGGCGAGGGAGCCGAGCCGCCACACGAGTAGAGAAGATCGATTTTTATGACTGATACCAGCACGCACGCACTGCTCAACCCGGCCGCGGCCGACCTGGGGGCGCACGCCCCGAAGCCGACCGCGACCACCCCCGGCATGACCGAGGCGACCCTGGTTCTCTGGACCAACGGCCGTGTTGAGACCGGACTGTGGGAGTCCAACGCGGGCAGCTTCACGGCAACGCGCGAGGGCTACTCGGAGATCTGCACCATTATCTCGGGTGAGGCAACGATTACCGGTGCGGGTGAGGAACCGATCACCTACCGCGCGGGCGACATGGTCGCGATGCCGTCCGGGTGGGTCGGCGTCTGGGACGTTCCCGTCGCCGTGCGTAAGCACTACACGACGATTAACGATTAGCGAGGGCCGACGATGACGACGCAGGAGCCGCGCGGGGGAGACCTCGCGATCGTCGGCGCGCGGCTGCGCACCAACACGGCCGATCACGGCGACGCGACCGCGATCCTCGCGGTTGACGGCAGGATCCGACTCGTCGGCAGCGACGCCGAGGTGCGCGAGGCGGCTGAGACCGCCGGCATCGAGGTGCGCGATCTCGCTGGCGCGACCGTCACTCCCGGACTCTTCGACGGCCACACCCACCCGGTGTGGGCCGCCGAGGTGACGGCCGGAGTGAACCTGGGCGGGCTCGAGACCGTTGCCGAGATCTGCGCAGCACTTGCTGCTGAGGCGGAGCGCGTGCCCGTGGACCGCTGGGTGCGCGGCTGGAACCTCGAGTACGAGCCGTTCGAGGAGACCGGCATGCTCGCCTCGCTCATCGAGGAGGCCGTGGGCGGCCGCCCCACGGCGCTCATGTGTTACGACATGCACACGGCGCTCGTGACTCGCGCGGCCCTCGAGGCCGCCGGCGTCACTGGCGCGCAGCACTTCGAGGACGCGAGCGAGATCGTCGTCGACGCGGATGGCGTGCCCACGGGCGAGCTGCGCGAGCCGAGCGCCTATCAGTTCGTACTCGCCGCGGCGCCGGTGCTCAGCGCGGAAGAGACCCTCGAAGCGAACCGCGAAATGCTCGAGCGCCTTGCAGCGGTCGGGCTCACGGGCGGCGCAATCATGGACGGCAACGCGGGCACCATCGAGGTGCTCGCGGAGCTCGAGGCACGCGGACAGCTCATCCAGCGCTTCACCGTGCACCACTGGCACACCGTCGATGCCGACGACGCCGAGGTCGCGCGCATCATCGCGGGGAAGGATCGCCGAGGCCGCCTGTGGCAGGCCGGTGCGATCAAGCTGTTCAGCGACGGCGTGGTCGATACTGGCACCGCCTGGCTGCACACGGTCGACGCGTGCGGCGATGGCCGTGCCGGGTTCTGGCCCGACTGGAACCGGTACGTCGAGGTGGTTCAGGCCTACCACGACGCGGGAATGCTCATCGCGACCCACGCGGTCGGTGACTACGCCGTCAGCCAGGTGCTCGACGTATATGCGGCGTTGCCCCAGCGGGACGGGCTGCCGTTCCACTCGATCGAGCACCTCGAGGTGCTCGCGGACAGCGACCTCGAGCAGTTGAAGGGCTCGGGCGTCACCGCGTCGATGCAGCCGCTGCACATGCAGTGGCGCGCGGCTGACGGCAGCGACAACTGGACGGTGCGCCTCGGCGAGGGCCGCGACGCGACGGGCTACCGCGCGCGCAGCGTGCTCGACGTCGGCGCCACCCTGGTGCTTGGCTCGGACTGGCCGGTCGCGCAGTACGACCCGCGCCTCGGCATGGCGTGGGCGCGCGGGCGTCACACCCCCGGCGACCCGAACGCCCGCGTGTTCGAGCCGGGCGAGCGCCTGAGCGGCGAGGAAGCGCTGCTGGCGTACACGCTCTGGCCGGCAGAGGCCCGGGGTCACTTGGACCGCGGCGCGCTCGCGCCCGGAATGGTCGCGGACTTCACGGTGTGGGCGCAGGATCCGGTCCTGACCGACGCCGACGCGCTGCCCGATCTCGCGATCGTGGCGACGATCGTCGACGGAAAGGTCGTCTTCGGCTAGGTTCGTTCGCTCCGGCAGGATCCGTGCCGCCGATCGCTCTCGCGGTCGGCGGCACTTTTCTGTTTCGCGCTCTTCGTCCCTGGACCTTCTTCGTCCCTGGACCTTCTTCGTCCCTGGCCCTCGAAACCCCCGCCGACCCCGCCCTCGAGGGGTCGCAATCTGCTGCTTGGATTGAATTGATGCAGCAGATTGAGACGTCTCGACGGGGAGAAAGGTGGTCGCGGGCCTCGGAACCGGCCACCGAGCCGAGCGTGCAGTTTGCAAACGAAGAAGTCCCGCGCCCGTTGGCATAGGTGTGCGGCGCTCGCGTCTGCTGCCGCGCACCGGACGGCGGTAGACTGACGCCATGGCGAACCCGTTCGAACGCAAGCACCGAATCGCAATCCTTGGCGGCGGCCCTGGCGGGTACGAGGCGGCCCTCGCGGGCGCGCAGCTCGGCGCAGAGGTCACCCTGGTCGAGCGGGCGGGGGTCGGCGGCTCTGCCGTGCTGACCGACGTCGTCCCCTCGAAGAGCCTGATCGCGACGGCCGAGGCCGTGAGCGCGGTGCAGGGCGCCGGGACGCTCGGCGTGCAGGCCTTCCTGCCCGGACAGGGGGGTCACCCCATCCGCCCCGAAATCGCGGTCAATCTCGCCGCGGTTAACCAGCGCCTCATCGCGATGGCTGGCGCGCAGTCGACCGACATGCTCGCAACTCTCACCGAGGCTGGCGTGCGCGTCGTGCAAGGCGAGGGGCGCCTCGACGGCCCCGACGCTGTGATCGTCTCGACCGCGCTCGGCACAGATGGCACCGACTTTGAGCGCCTCGAGGCCGACACGATCGTCGTCTCGGTCGGCGCGAGCCCCCGCGAACTCGACTCGGCAAAGCCCGACGGCGAACGCATTCTGACGTGGACCCAGCTCTACGACCTGAAGGCGATTCCCGAGCACCTCATTGTTGTCGGATCGGGCGTCACCGGAGCCGAGTTCGCCAGCGCCTACCGCGCGCTCGGCGCCGAGGTCACCCTCGTGTCGAGCCGCGACCAGGTGTTGCCTGGTGAGGACTCCGACGCCGCCGCGGTGATCGAGAAGGTCTTCAAGCGCAGCGGCATGCACGTGCTGAACAAGTCGCGGGCCGAGTCGGTCACGCGCACCGAGACCGGTGTGCGCGTCGAGCTCGCCGACGGCCGCGTCGTCGAGGGCTCGCACTGCCTCATGGCGGTCGGCTCCATCCCGAACACCACAGGCATCGGACTGCGTGCCGCGGGCGTGCAGCTCACTGAGAGCGGCCACATCCAGGTGAACAAGGTCGCGCGCACCTCGGTGCCGTCGATTTACGCGGCAGGCGACTGCACGAACTTCTTCCCGCTGGCCTCGGTCGCCGCGATGCAGGGGCGCACCGCGATCATGCACGCGCTCGGTGACTTCGTGCGCCCGATCGACCTGAACAACGTCGCCTCGAACGTGTTCACTCAGCCCGAGATCGCCACGGTCGGCTGGAGCGAGCAGGATGTCGCCGAGGCGCAGGACATCTCGCGCACCGTGATGCAGAAGCTCCCGCTCGCGATCAACCCGCGCGCCAAGATGCTCGGCATCACCGACGGCTTCGTCAAGATCTACGCCTCGCAGGGATCGGGCGTGGTCGTCGGCGGCGTGGTCGTCGCCCCGAAGGCGAGCGAGCTGATCTTCGCGCTCGCGCTCGCGGTTGAACATCGTCTCACCGTTGATCAGGTCGCGTCGGCCTTTACGGTCTACCCGTCACTCACCGGATCGATGGGTGACGCCGCCCGGGCGCTGCACGTTCGATGAGCGAGCTCATCGGCCGCCGCGCGTTCCTCACTGGAGTTGGGATCGCCGGACTTGGCGCCGCCGCCCTGCTCGTGGGCTGCGCGCCGACCGAACTCACCCCCGTGCCTTCCGACGACGACGCGAAAGACATCGCCGTCACCGTGCAGGTATCGGACAACCGATTCGAGCCGGCTGAGGTCACGATCAAGCCGGGCCAAGCGGTGCGCTGGGAGTTCCTCGGCACGGCCAAACACGACGTGGTCTCCGACGACCGGAGCTTCGTGAGCGAGCTCATGCGGGACGGCAGCTACACCCACGTTTTCGATGCGCCGGGCGAGTTCCCGTACCTGTGTTCCATCCACGCGGAGATGCGTGGCGTCGTTACGGTCGCCAGCCTCTAGCCTGGCCCGGGCCAGCCGATTTTGGCGGCGCTAGTGAATCAGCGCCTTAAGTAGCATGATGCTCACCCCGAGCGCCGCGGTCACTGCGCTCGCGGCGATGCGCAGCGAGGTCCGTTTCGTCCAGCCGGCCGAGCCGAAGTAGCCGAGTATGCCGAGCAATGCGACGTCGACCCAGAGGGCCGCCCAGGTCGCGGTGTCGCCACTGATGAGCTTGAGTACGCCGGCGAAGATGATGGCGAGGGGCACGATCGCGGCGAGCAGGAGACCGGCGGAGTGCGTGAGCGCGTGGCCTAGCGCATCACGAAACTCGCTGAGCTCTCGGGATTGGTTCGTGCGTTCGGGCGCCGGGCCGGATCCTGCCTGCTCATCGCGCACGCCGGACGCGCTGAGCCGTGCGACGACATGAGCGAACACGTGGGCGACCCAGAACACGACGACCGTGCCCGAGACCTTGAGGAATGTGTCCCAGGAACTCTGGTCGCCCCTGCTGACGACGATCAGGAGCGCAGACACCAGGATGAGGCCGTAGATCGCGGACTCCGAGGCGAGGTCACGGCGCAAGACGCGCGCACGGGCCCTGGGCTTCGGACGAGCCTCGGTCACGAAGCCGACCCGGCCCCGGTGAGTCGGATCGAGGTGAGGCGTTCCTCGAGCGACGCCGACGCGTGCACCGTGATGAGTTCGTCGGCATTCGAGTACGCGGCGAAGCCAGCGAGCTGTTCGCGCACGCGCTCGGGGCCGCCGACGGCGCGGTGGGTGAGCATGCCGAGAATCTCCTGCCCCGCGGGCGTTTCACGCAGCGTCTCGGCCTCTTCAACGGTCAAATCCCGCTCGCGCCCACGCGAGAGGAAGCGCCGGATCCGGTCGACCTTCACGTGCTCGAAGCGGGCGTCCGCCTCTTCGTCTGTCTCGGCCGCGACCACGTTGATGGCGGTGTACACGTAGGGCTCGGGGTGGGCCTCGCTCGGGCGGTACGCCTCGCGATAGTGCGCGACGGCTCCGCGCAACGCCTGCGGCGCGAAGTGCGACGCAAACGCGTAGGGCAGGCCGAGTTGGGCTGCGAGGCTGGCCCCAAACATGCTCGAGCCCAGGATCGTGAGGGGCACGTTGGTGCCGCGGCCGGGGTAGGCGTTCACGGCGTCGCGGGGGAGGTCGTCCCCGAGGAGGCGCTGCAGCTCGATCACGTCTTGCGGAAAACTGTCGGAGGCCTGCGGACTGCGGCGTAGCGCGCGGAACGTCGCGCCGTCGCCACCGGGGGCGCGGCCGAGCCCGAGGTCGATCCGGTTCGGGTGTAGCTCGGCGAGCGTGCCGAACTGTTCGGCGATGACGAGTGGGGAGTGATTCGGCAGCATGATCCCGCCGGAGCCGACCCGAATCGTGCTCGTGTGCGCGGCGACGTGGGCGATGAGCACCGCGGTCGCGCTCGATGCGATCGACGGCATGTTGTGGTGCTCGGCGTACCAAACGCGGCGATAGCCCGCGGCCTCGGCGACCTGTGCGGCGTCGACGCACGCGGCAAGCGCTGGGCCCACCCCGTCATCGCCGACGGACGCAAGATCGAGCAGAGAGAGGGGAGGGAGGGTCATATGAGCTCGCAACGTCCGTGGGTTCGGCGGTATTCCGCGGACAGGCGATGACCTCCGCGGTCGTCGCAAGTCTACGGGCGCTGCAGCGGCTCTATCGCGTCAGGAAGCGGTCAATCTCCGCGACGAGGTTCCAGCGCCCGCTATTCACGGCGAGGTCTCGGGGCGAAACCCCGCCGCCCGAGGGCAGCCGCGGGTCCGCCCCGGCCTCGAGCAGCATGCGGACGACCTGCGCCGCCCCGTCCCCGCCGTCCCCCAGCACGATCGCCTCGTGCAGGGCGGTCCAGCCAAAATTGTTCATGTGGTCGAGCGGCACCCCCGCATCGATCAGGATCCGCACCGTGTCGATGTGGGCGTGTTCGCTTGCGGGGATGAGCGCGGTTCCCGCGAATCGATTCAGGCTGTTGACGTCGGCTCCGTGTGCCAGCGTCGCCACGAGGATCTCGTTGAATCCCTCGGCGCCGGCGTAGAGAAACGCCGAGTCCTCGATGCCGTCCTTCGCGTTCGGGTCGGCGCCCGCGTCAAGCAGCAGCAGTGCGATCTCGATCGAGTTCGCCTTCGTCGCCGCGACGAGCGGGGTCTGACCGAGCTCGTTCCGGCTCTCCAGGTCCGCCCCCGCCGCGATGGCCGCATCCGCAGCGGGCGCGTCGCTCGCGCCCACTGCGACGAACAATGCGGCGGTCGCCGATGCGCGCTCCTCGGCGGTGGGCGGCGCGGGCATGGGTGCCGGCGCCGGCTCGGACGCGGGCGCCGGCTGCGTGGGGGCCGCCGGGGCGTCCGCCGCGCAGGCGGTGGCGGCCAGCGCGACGGACGCGGTCAGGGCGAGGGAGATCGCCGCCCGACGGAGCCCGCTGCCCCGCTTGCTACGCCAGGGCAACTTCAGCTTCAATCGCCGCGAGGCCCGCCGCCGCGCACTGTTGGTCCGCCATACCCGACGGTGCCCCGCCAACCCCGATACCTGCGATCGAGGCGTCGCCGAGTTTCACGCTGACCCCACCCGGCATGAAGAGCGTGCCGGGGAGGCGGTGCAGGCCGTTCTCGTCCGCGCGCTCCACTAGGTCGCTCGTGCTCGCACCGAACGCTGCGGAGGTGTACGCCTTCTGCTGGGCCGCCTCGATGGTGTGCTCGGCGGCGTTGTTGCCGCGCACCAGCGCCTGCAGCTGGCCATTGCGGTCGACGACCGCGACGGTCACGAAGCCTAGACCGTCGGCCTCGCACTGCGCGAGCGCGGCCTGGGCGGCGACGGTCGCCGTCTGTGCGCTCAGGCGAGCGGACGAAACGGTGTTGCCCTCGTGCACCACGGTCGCGGCAGCTGCCGAGGTTTGCGGCTTCTCCGCCGTGGCGCTCGTGCAGCCAACGAGCCCGGCAGATGCGGCCAGAAGCGTTGCGGCGGTGACGATCAGTGTGCGGTTCGTAGTCATGTGAATCCCAGCTGCTTTGTGGTGGATACCCGTGTACAACGGGCCGGAGCCCCGCAGTCGATCGCGGTGCTCCGTCGTGCATACCCACTCTCCTCGGCACAATACCGCCCCGCATCGACCGATCGGCCCTCATGCGCTCAATCAATTGATTGATCCATTCGCCCGCGGCGTGGGCAATACTGGGGGCGATGGCCATCCCACTCTCACCCGACGCGCGCGCCGCCCGCGGCCTCGCCGCGATGAACCTCGCGGTGGATATTGGCTTCGCTGCCCTCCTGCTGATCTGCTCACTCCGCTACTTCAGTAACCACCCGTTCGGGTCGCTCGGCGTGCTCGTGCTCGTGTTGGCTCTGGGTTCGGGGGCCGCATACGCCTTCGCCGCCGTGGCCGCGCGGGCAGCAGCGGGTCTCGCCCGGCAGCGCGCAGGGATCCTGATTGCGACGGGGCTCTGGCTGCCGCTCGTGGTCATCGCACCCTCGTACGGCTGGTGCGCGTTCGCGCTCTTTGTCGCGGTCTATCGGGTGCTGCGCGGGGCATCGGCGCTGATCGCATCGGCGCTGATCGTGATTTCAGTGAGCGTCGGCCTGCTGCTGATGTCGAAGGGCGAGGACCTCGGGCTGGTTCTGGGCCCGTTCCTCGGCGGGTTTGTGCTGACTCTCGCCTATCGTGGGCTCACCCAGTCGCTCGACGACGGCCGTCAACTGATCGCCCAGCTCGTCGACACCCGGGCGCAGTTGGCGCAGTCGGAGCGAGAGGCGGGCGGACTGGCCGAACGCGGGCGGGTGGCGAGCGAGCTCCACGACACTGTGGTCCAGCGCACCGCAAGTGCGTTGCTGCTTTTGGAGTCGGAGGAGCTGCAGCGAGGCTCTTCTCCCGCGGTGGTGCAGGCGCAGGAGTTACTGCGGGTGAGCCTGACGGAGACCCGGCAGCTCATGCACGGGCTCGTTCTGGCCGGGGTGGCGCGCGAGCCGCTCGCCGCCTCGATGCAGGAGCTCGGGCGCAAGTACGACGCGTCGGTCGAGGTCATCGGTGACGAGCGCGTGGTCGCGGAGTCCACCGCACATGCCTTGCTGCGCGTCGCCCAGGAGGCGCTCATCAACGCGAACAAGCACGCGGACGCCCCGGCACGCAAGCTCACGCTGACCTTCTTCGGCGACGCGGTGGGTGTGGACATCGCCGACAACGGCGTGGGTTTCGATCCTGATCTCCGTGACCCGAGCGGTGCCGGGTATGGCCTGCGCGCCATGGCTTGGCGGGTCGAGAATCTGGGCGGAGTGTTCACCCTGGAAAGTGCCGCGGGTGCCGGCACGGTGGTCGCGGGAGTGATTCCCAACCATCGAAACGAGCCGGCGGAAGGCGCAGCATGATCCGCATCCTGCTCGTCGACGATCACCCCGTGCTGCGCCACGGTATTCAGTCGCTGCTCGCGACGCAGCGCGACTTCGAGGTCGTCGCGGATGCTGGGAACGCGGCAGACGCGGTGGCGCTCGCCACGCGCGAGAGTGTTGACGTTGTTCTCATGGACCTGGACCTCGGTTCGGGCGAGGAGGGCGGGATCGCGGCCACGCGCAAGATCGTCCGCGCCTGTCCCCAGACGCGCGTCATTGTCTTCACGGCGTACGACTCGGACGCGGACATCGTGCGCGCGGTCGAGGCTGGTGCGGTCGGCTACCTCGTCAAGGACAGCCGCCCGGCCGAACTCTTCGGGGCGATTCGGGCGGCGGCGGGTGGGGCGGCGGCGCTCGCCGGCCCGATCGCGGCGCGGCTGCTCGAACGGATGCAGCACCCGGGGGACGTCCTCACCGGGCGCGAGCTCGAGGTGTTGGAGCTCGCCGCCGCCGGCCTGGCGAATCGAGCTCTCGCCGCGAAGCTCATGGTGAGCGAGGCGACCGTGAAGACGCATCTGCACCATATTTTCACCAAGCTGGACGTCGATAGCCGGCAGGCGGCGGTCGCGAGCGCGATCAAGAGCGGGCTCATTCGGCTGTAGCTGGGTCGTGCGCGAATCGGCGGCCTACCCGCCGAGCGCGCGAATCACTTGCGCTGAGGCGAGGTGCCCCGCGTGCTCCGCGATCTCGAGGGCGCTGCGCCCCTGAGTGTCGACGCTGTCTGCGGGAGCGCCCGCCCGCAGCGCGAGGGCCACCCCGTTCGCGTCCCCTACCGCGGCCGCTGCGAGCAACGCCGGCACCGGATCGGCCGGCAGCGGCGTGGCCGCAAGCGCCTCGAGCAGCGCGGCCTGGGTGGGGTACCCCTTCGAGTAGGCCATCTGGAGCGGAGTGAGGCCCTCGAATCCGGAGGGTGCCTGGAACTGGACGCCGCCGGCGACGAGCACCCGCACGGTCGCGTGGTAGGTCGGGTCGTCGCGGCCGAGCCAGACCGCCTCGTGGATCGCCTGGTAGCCGATCCGGTTGACGTGATCGAGGGGAGTTCCCGCTTGGATCAGCTCGCCCACGACGTCCCAATGCCCACGCTCCGCGGCGCGGATGAGGCCGGTGCCGACCCAGCTGTCGAGGTCGTGCACGTTCGCGCCGTGTGCGAGCGTGAGGCGCAGCAACTCGAGCCGGCCCTCACTCGTGGCGATGAGATACGCGGACTGTACGGTGTCGTCCTTCGCGTTCACGTCGGCGCCCTGTTCGATGAGCTGTTTCGCGGCGTCGACGTCGTTGGCCCAGGCCGCGGCGCGGAGGCGAGCGTCGAGCTCGGCCTGGGGCAGCTCTGGCGGTACCTCGGTGGGTTTGGGCGCAGGGGTGGGCGAGGGGGTCGAAGCCGGCGCGGACGGTGAAGGTGTCGTCTGCTCGGTGGCGATGGGCTCGGCCGCGCAGGCGGAGAGCGCCAACGGCAGCGCGAGCAAGAGGAGGGCCGGCCAGCGCCGACGGGTCGAAGTGTTCACATCTTGCACGCTACGTCGCGGGCGAGGCGCCCCGCGTCAATCAATTGATGGACCTCAGGGAGTGCCCAGGAGTACGCATCGAAACGGGGAGGTGGGCGTGTGCCCATCCTCCCCGTTTCGACGCGCTGATCCTGCTGGTCGGCCGCGCCGTCTACGTTGCGGACTCTCCCGCATCGCCGGTGTCGACGAGCAGCACGCCAGAGGATATGTCCCACATCATTGCGACGTTGTCCCCGCGGTTGTGGATGCGTGCGTCCTGACCGAGGCGAACCGCACCCTCAGTGCCGTCAGGAAGCCTCACCGTGTATCGCCGAGACGCTCCCAGGTAGGTGACGTCGAGGATGGTGACAGGAATCGAGTTCTGTGATTCGCCGATTGGCGTGCCCGCGGACTCTAGTCGCAGATTCTCGGGACGGATGAGGATCGCAAGGTTCTCGTGTGCCGACTGCCCATCTGCAACCACTCGGTGCCCGGCGATCTCGAGCGCGGTCTGTCGCTCGCCAACCGTGATCCCCTTCCCCAGGAGCACGGTGGACTCGCCGAGGAACCGCCCGACAAACAGCGTCTGCGGTGCCTCGTACAGGTCCTCCGACGTCCCGACCTGCTCGATCCTGCCGTTGTTGAAGACTGCGATGCGGTCCGACATGGACAGTGCTTCCTCCTGATCGTGCGTCACGTACACAAACGTCGATCCCACCTCGCGGTGGATGCGCTTGATCTCGGTCTGCAACCACTCGCGGAGCTTCTTGTCGAGGGCACCGAGGGGCTCATCCATCAGCAGCACGCGCGGTTCGTACACGAGCGCTCGCGCCAGAGCGACTCGCTGCTGCTGGCCGCCGGAGAGTTCTGACGGGTAGCGATCTCCGAAGTCG
This genomic stretch from Leucobacter sp. CX169 harbors:
- a CDS encoding heme-binding protein, which encodes MTTNRTLIVTAATLLAASAGLVGCTSATAEKPQTSAAAATVVHEGNTVSSARLSAQTATVAAQAALAQCEADGLGFVTVAVVDRNGQLQALVRGNNAAEHTIEAAQQKAYTSAAFGASTSDLVERADENGLHRLPGTLFMPGGVSVKLGDASIAGIGVGGAPSGMADQQCAAAGLAAIEAEVALA
- a CDS encoding sensor histidine kinase, with the protein product MAIPLSPDARAARGLAAMNLAVDIGFAALLLICSLRYFSNHPFGSLGVLVLVLALGSGAAYAFAAVAARAAAGLARQRAGILIATGLWLPLVVIAPSYGWCAFALFVAVYRVLRGASALIASALIVISVSVGLLLMSKGEDLGLVLGPFLGGFVLTLAYRGLTQSLDDGRQLIAQLVDTRAQLAQSEREAGGLAERGRVASELHDTVVQRTASALLLLESEELQRGSSPAVVQAQELLRVSLTETRQLMHGLVLAGVAREPLAASMQELGRKYDASVEVIGDERVVAESTAHALLRVAQEALINANKHADAPARKLTLTFFGDAVGVDIADNGVGFDPDLRDPSGAGYGLRAMAWRVENLGGVFTLESAAGAGTVVAGVIPNHRNEPAEGAA
- a CDS encoding response regulator transcription factor codes for the protein MIRILLVDDHPVLRHGIQSLLATQRDFEVVADAGNAADAVALATRESVDVVLMDLDLGSGEEGGIAATRKIVRACPQTRVIVFTAYDSDADIVRAVEAGAVGYLVKDSRPAELFGAIRAAAGGAAALAGPIAARLLERMQHPGDVLTGRELEVLELAAAGLANRALAAKLMVSEATVKTHLHHIFTKLDVDSRQAAVASAIKSGLIRL
- a CDS encoding ankyrin repeat domain-containing protein; its protein translation is MNTSTRRRWPALLLLALPLALSACAAEPIATEQTTPSPSAPASTPSPTPAPKPTEVPPELPQAELDARLRAAAWANDVDAAKQLIEQGADVNAKDDTVQSAYLIATSEGRLELLRLTLAHGANVHDLDSWVGTGLIRAAERGHWDVVGELIQAGTPLDHVNRIGYQAIHEAVWLGRDDPTYHATVRVLVAGGVQFQAPSGFEGLTPLQMAYSKGYPTQAALLEALAATPLPADPVPALLAAAAVGDANGVALALRAGAPADSVDTQGRSALEIAEHAGHLASAQVIRALGG
- a CDS encoding ABC transporter ATP-binding protein encodes the protein MNALTHNDNPLPEGHEQELRTEGLNTSAIHAIGDAGISLNSVTKRYGESTVVDEIDLVIEPGEFMTFLGPSGSGKTTTLNMIAGFTSVTEGLLHIYGKPVAKLPPHKRDIGMVFQNYALFPHKTVAENIAYPLQRRKLSKAAQKEKVATALGMVRMGDFGDRYPSELSGGQQQRVALARALVYEPRVLLMDEPLGALDKKLREWLQTEIKRIHREVGSTFVYVTHDQEEALSMSDRIAVFNNGRIEQVGTSEDLYEAPQTLFVGRFLGESTVLLGKGITVGERQTALEIAGHRVVADGQSAHENLAILIRPENLRLESAGTPIGESQNSIPVTILDVTYLGASRRYTVRLPDGTEGAVRLGQDARIHNRGDNVAMMWDISSGVLLVDTGDAGESAT